ATGATAGAACAGCTATTGATTTTAACACTTACGAAAAACTTCATAGAAAGCAATTAACCGAATCTGTAAATCCAGACTATAAAGGGTTTGGTCTTGTTTCTATAGAAACCGAAAGCCCTGTTTTAACTGGGGCAAGATATTACAGTTGCCAGAAGTAAGATATAAATACTTAAATTATTAAAAGCATTCTAAAAATTAGAATGCTTTGTCTTTTTTGTATTTATTGGTTGATTTATCTATCTATTTTTTGTTATTTTATTTGTTTTAGTGGTAAATTAATATATTTGAATTTGCATATTATTCACTTAAAATCACATTTTAATGAAAAAAACTCACTCATTTTTTAGATTTTATATAATGTGTTGAAATTTTTAACGATTATTAAAATTCTTCTAATATTGTTTTTTTGGAAAATTCTTTCCCTTTCTTTGACGAAATATAAGTAAGCATTTTGATATTTTATTTTTTTAAACGAAAATAATATACATTAATCATTTGTATAGCAGTGATTTAGTAATTTGAATTTTTTGTTTTTATTAACAAATTTACTTCAGAAAAAAAACTGTTAATATGAATGTGAAACTAAATGTATTAAGTGCCGGCGTACTGTTCTTTATAGGACAGGGGATTTCGGCGCAAAAAGTAAAGAAAGATACAGCATCAACTCAAATTGATGAAGTTGTAGTTATTGGATATGGCACCAAATCAGTTAAAAAGGTTACTACATCCATATCCAGAGTAAAGGCAGATGATTTGACTAAGGTGTCAGCATCTAGTGCTGATGCTCTATTGCAAGGAGCAAGTACCGGTTTACAGGTTTCCCCTACATCAGGAGCACCAGGTGCTGGTTTTAATGTAAGATTAAGAGGGGTTTCCAGTATTACTTCAAGCAATGACCCATTGTATGTGGTAGATGGGGTTCCGATTTCATCCAACTCTCCCAGTGGTAATGTGGCGTATGGGGGGCAAACAGGAAATTTATTGTCCCAATTAAACCTTGCAGATGTAGAAAATATTGAAATTTTAAAAGATGCCGCCGCAGCTGCAATTTATGGATCGAGAGCTGCCAATGGTGTTGTTTTGATTACGACTAAAAAAGGGAAAAAAGGGAAAATAAATTTTAATCTAAATTCAAGCGTCGGCTTTCAAAATCCCATAAAGAAATTCAAGACGATGAAAGCAGGTGAGTATTATAAAATGTTAGATTTGGCAGAATTTAATACAACACCTAATAATGGAACAACTTACTGGTCTACAAGAAATAAGGTGTGGGATCCAAAGTCAGGTCAATCTATAGGTGATTTTTATAAATCAGATTTTGGAGATAATTATTTAAATCAAGTTTATAGGAGAGATCAACCTATATATGAATTAAGTACCAGCGCTTCTGGGGGAAACGAGATGACTACTTTTTATCTGGGATTTTCTAATTTTGATCAATCAGGGATTATTAAAGGACAAGAATATAGCCGACAGACATTTACTTTGAATTTAGACCAAAAGTTAAATGATATGTTTAAAATAGTGTCTTCCGTAAGGCTTTCGAATGAAAAGAATGAAAGAATCAATGGAGATAATAATATTTATGCCCCTTTAACTGCTGCTATATTAGAACCACCAGGGCAAAGTATAAAGTACCCCAATGGGACTTACAATACAGATACCTGGAGTTTTTCTAATCCACTACAAAACGCCACGGATGTTAAAAGTTTAACTAAAATCTTTGGAGTAAATACCTCTCTGGGATTAGAATCTAAGTTTTCTTCCAAACTTAGCATGGTGACAAGGTTTAATTTAGAAAGAATTAACTATGACGAATCTCGATTATTTCCATTAGATACGTATCAAGGAAGAGGGTCAAACGGACAGGCAGATTATAATGGACGTTTATATAATACTTTTACAGCGTTTAATACATTGACCTATACTGAAAAGTTAAGTGATAAATTTCGTTTTACCTTAATGGGCGGGTTAGAATATTTTAATCGTAAGACAACATTAACCGATATTCAAACTCAAAATATACCGTTAGGAGCTACTTCTCCAGATGCAGGTTCTATAAAGACTATTGCTTCCTATTATCCATCATTAGGAAACAGAACGTTTTCTTATTTCTCAAGGTTGAGTTTAGAGATTTTCAATAACTTATTTGTAGATGCTACTTTAAGAGCTGATTCCTCCTCAAAATTAGCTTATGATAACAGAACGGAATATTTTCCTTCTGTTTCAGCAGCGTATGTCATTTCAGATAATAGCTGGTTTAAAAAAGATGTGGTGAATTTATTAAAAGTAAAAGCAGGCTGGGGAGAATTAGGAAATCAATCAGGTTTGGGAAATTTTGAGACTTCAGCTGCTGCCCAGATTTATGCATATGGATTATTACCGACTTTTAATGTAAATCCTCTCTATGGATCGGGCACGGCACTAGCTAATCCTAATTTAGTTTGGGAAAGAACAGCTCAGACTGATGCTGGGTTAGAAATAGGATTATTTAAAAATAGAGTTAATATTACTTATGACTTTTATCACAAGAGATCAAAAAAGCTTTTAGTTAATTCTACTGCAGCTTTAGAAAATGGAGTGGAAACTTATAAGTCTAATGAAGCAGAAATGTACAATAGAGGGCATGAGATCG
This is a stretch of genomic DNA from Chryseobacterium tructae. It encodes these proteins:
- a CDS encoding SusC/RagA family TonB-linked outer membrane protein, encoding MNVKLNVLSAGVLFFIGQGISAQKVKKDTASTQIDEVVVIGYGTKSVKKVTTSISRVKADDLTKVSASSADALLQGASTGLQVSPTSGAPGAGFNVRLRGVSSITSSNDPLYVVDGVPISSNSPSGNVAYGGQTGNLLSQLNLADVENIEILKDAAAAAIYGSRAANGVVLITTKKGKKGKINFNLNSSVGFQNPIKKFKTMKAGEYYKMLDLAEFNTTPNNGTTYWSTRNKVWDPKSGQSIGDFYKSDFGDNYLNQVYRRDQPIYELSTSASGGNEMTTFYLGFSNFDQSGIIKGQEYSRQTFTLNLDQKLNDMFKIVSSVRLSNEKNERINGDNNIYAPLTAAILEPPGQSIKYPNGTYNTDTWSFSNPLQNATDVKSLTKIFGVNTSLGLESKFSSKLSMVTRFNLERINYDESRLFPLDTYQGRGSNGQADYNGRLYNTFTAFNTLTYTEKLSDKFRFTLMGGLEYFNRKTTLTDIQTQNIPLGATSPDAGSIKTIASYYPSLGNRTFSYFSRLSLEIFNNLFVDATLRADSSSKLAYDNRTEYFPSVSAAYVISDNSWFKKDVVNLLKVKAGWGELGNQSGLGNFETSAAAQIYAYGLLPTFNVNPLYGSGTALANPNLVWERTAQTDAGLEIGLFKNRVNITYDFYHKRSKKLLVNSTAALENGVETYKSNEAEMYNRGHEIGINASILQGNNINWNSQFNITFNKNEVTKIAVPIDFGFATRVEVGQPIGAFFGLKAIGIYRSDVEVPQNLFNQGIRAGDVKYQDTNGDGVINSNDRVFIGKAQPDFFGNFRNTFRYKNFDLSANLIFVFGQDMYNSSLRFAGVSGNPLFGKLENQTNYWTPDNPNADLPRPVRGFVQSWNNQISSRFIESASYIRLRELQLGYTLPKTMLDIGSMTLRFFIAADNLWTWTDYSGPEPEVNAFGQANVATGTDFFTQGMNRTIKFGVNLNF